In a genomic window of Nocardiopsis mwathae:
- a CDS encoding sensor histidine kinase, with the protein MSTGDAESAVPPGEVAPTPPGETGTWRRLSVPAAPSDKPQSAVSHQVHRLTDNISLRARLTLIYGMLFFAAGSLLVLLNYVIVATLLDNLEFTLSTAAPYEEPPPGLVEELKNQLIESVLAQVTRFSVLALVIVGLLAVALGYAIAGRALSPLHKITRTARRLSERSLHERIALGGPEDEIRELADTFDGMLERLDRAFDGQRRFVANASHELRTPLAINRTLLEVALSDPDASADLKSVGRTLLETNSRHERLIDGLLLLAKSDRELDTRVHIDMGEVAETVLSQLSAEIAASGLNVRSDLRAAHVTGDPVLLERLVANLVENALRYNVADGEITIRTGIYDGAPAVQVENSGPVIPGYEVEGLFEPFRRASGDRLRSAKSAGLGLSIVRSVVRAHGGTVQAWPRAGGGLVVTVCLPEGRAEAPSGTGR; encoded by the coding sequence TTGAGCACCGGCGACGCCGAATCCGCGGTGCCACCGGGCGAGGTGGCGCCGACCCCGCCCGGTGAGACCGGCACATGGCGGCGGCTGAGTGTCCCCGCCGCGCCCTCGGACAAGCCGCAGAGCGCCGTCTCCCACCAGGTCCACCGGCTGACCGACAACATCAGCCTGCGCGCCCGGCTCACCCTGATCTACGGGATGCTGTTCTTCGCCGCCGGCTCGCTGCTGGTCCTGCTGAACTACGTCATCGTCGCCACCCTTCTGGACAACCTGGAGTTCACCCTCTCCACCGCGGCCCCCTACGAGGAGCCCCCGCCCGGGCTCGTCGAGGAGCTCAAGAACCAGCTGATCGAGTCGGTGCTGGCCCAGGTCACCCGCTTCTCGGTGCTGGCGCTGGTCATCGTGGGACTGCTCGCGGTCGCGCTCGGCTACGCGATCGCCGGGCGAGCCCTGTCCCCGCTGCACAAGATCACCCGCACCGCGCGCCGCCTGTCCGAGCGCTCCCTGCACGAGCGCATCGCGCTGGGCGGCCCCGAGGACGAGATCCGCGAGCTGGCCGACACCTTCGACGGCATGCTGGAACGCCTCGACCGCGCCTTCGACGGGCAGCGGCGGTTCGTCGCCAACGCCTCGCACGAGCTGCGCACGCCCCTGGCCATCAACCGGACCCTGCTGGAGGTCGCGCTGAGCGACCCCGACGCCTCGGCCGACCTGAAGTCGGTCGGGCGCACCCTGCTGGAGACCAACTCCCGGCACGAACGCCTCATCGACGGGCTGCTGCTGCTCGCCAAGAGCGACCGGGAACTCGACACCCGTGTCCACATCGACATGGGCGAGGTCGCCGAGACCGTGCTGAGCCAGCTGTCGGCCGAGATCGCGGCGTCGGGACTCAACGTCCGCTCCGACCTGCGCGCCGCCCACGTCACCGGCGACCCCGTCCTCTTGGAGCGGCTGGTGGCCAACCTGGTGGAGAACGCGCTGCGCTACAACGTGGCCGACGGCGAGATCACCATCCGCACGGGCATCTACGACGGCGCGCCCGCCGTCCAGGTGGAGAACTCCGGCCCGGTCATCCCCGGCTACGAGGTCGAGGGTCTGTTCGAGCCCTTCCGCCGCGCCTCGGGCGACCGGCTGAGGTCCGCCAAGAGCGCCGGCCTGGGGCTGTCCATCGTGCGCTCCGTCGTGCGCGCGCACGGAGGCACGGTGCAGGCCTGGCCGCGCGCCGGAGGCGGTCTCGTGGTCACCGTGTGCCTCCCCGAAGGGCGCGCGGAAGCCCCGTCGGGCACGGGCCGCTGA
- a CDS encoding response regulator, with amino-acid sequence MRVLVVEDERVLADAIAVGLRRESMAVDVVYDGDTALENAGVNEYDVIVLDRDLPGVHGDDVARSLVDQSYTGRILMLTASRELEDKVEGLTLGADDYMAKPFAFAELIARVRALGRRAVPPLPPVLRRSGITLDPANHTVERDGRDVALTPKEFAVLEVLMRADGTVVSAEGLLEKAWDENADPFTNVVRVTVMTLRKKLGEPPVIQTVPGAGYRI; translated from the coding sequence GTGCGCGTACTTGTGGTCGAAGACGAGCGAGTGCTCGCCGACGCCATCGCCGTCGGCCTACGGCGCGAATCCATGGCCGTGGACGTCGTCTACGACGGCGACACCGCCCTGGAGAACGCCGGGGTCAACGAATACGACGTCATCGTTCTGGACCGGGACCTGCCCGGGGTGCACGGGGACGACGTCGCGCGCTCCCTGGTCGACCAGAGCTATACGGGTCGCATCCTCATGCTGACGGCCTCCCGCGAACTGGAGGACAAGGTCGAGGGCCTCACGCTCGGCGCCGACGACTACATGGCCAAGCCGTTCGCCTTCGCCGAGCTCATCGCCCGCGTGCGTGCCCTGGGCCGCCGCGCGGTCCCGCCGCTGCCGCCCGTGCTGCGCCGCAGCGGGATCACGCTCGACCCGGCCAACCACACCGTCGAGCGCGACGGCCGCGACGTGGCCCTCACTCCCAAGGAGTTCGCCGTCTTGGAGGTGCTGATGCGCGCCGACGGCACGGTGGTCAGCGCCGAAGGGCTGCTGGAGAAGGCCTGGGACGAGAACGCCGACCCCTTCACCAACGTCGTGCGCGTCACCGTGATGACCCTGCGCAAGAAGCTCGGCGAACCCCCCGTCATCCAGACCGTCCCCGGCGCGGGATACCGGATTTGA
- a CDS encoding inositol monophosphatase family protein translates to MSAAAGDPADLLALALDAAREAGRLAAEGQDGIDVLATKTTPTDVVTAMDRAAEELIRKRLLGARPGDAVLGEEGGAEDGTSGVRWIVDPIDGTVNYLYGREDWAVSVAAEVGGEVVAGAVVAPVRGDEYTAALGGGAFCNGAPLRVRPAVPLEMALVATGFGYSAARRARQAEVVRTLLPRVRDIRRVGSAALDLCGLARGRFDAYYERGLNAWDWAAAALIAQEAGARVGGLHGAPINPELAIAAPPGLFEELHDLLAPLNADADANPDES, encoded by the coding sequence ATGTCTGCAGCCGCCGGGGACCCGGCCGATCTCCTCGCGCTCGCCCTCGACGCCGCCCGGGAGGCCGGGCGGCTCGCGGCCGAGGGCCAGGACGGCATCGACGTGCTGGCGACCAAGACGACGCCGACCGACGTCGTCACCGCCATGGATCGCGCGGCCGAGGAGCTGATCCGCAAGCGCCTGCTGGGCGCCCGGCCCGGGGACGCCGTCCTCGGTGAGGAGGGCGGTGCCGAGGACGGCACCAGCGGGGTGCGGTGGATCGTCGACCCGATCGACGGGACGGTGAACTACCTCTACGGCCGCGAGGACTGGGCGGTGTCCGTCGCCGCGGAGGTCGGCGGCGAGGTCGTGGCCGGGGCCGTGGTGGCGCCGGTGCGGGGCGACGAGTACACGGCGGCGCTGGGCGGAGGAGCGTTCTGCAACGGCGCACCGCTGCGCGTGCGCCCCGCGGTGCCGCTGGAGATGGCGCTGGTGGCCACAGGGTTCGGCTACAGCGCCGCGCGCCGGGCCCGCCAGGCCGAGGTGGTGCGCACCCTGCTGCCGCGGGTACGCGACATCCGGCGCGTGGGCTCGGCGGCACTGGACCTGTGCGGGCTGGCCCGCGGCCGCTTCGACGCCTACTACGAGCGCGGGCTCAACGCGTGGGACTGGGCGGCGGCCGCGCTCATCGCCCAGGAGGCCGGGGCGCGGGTCGGCGGTCTGCACGGCGCGCCGATCAACCCCGAGCTGGCGATCGCGGCGCCTCCGGGCCTCTTCGAGGAGCTGCACGACCTGTTGGCCCCGCTGAACGCGGACGCGGACGCGAATCCCGACGAGAGCTGA
- a CDS encoding DUF4235 domain-containing protein, with protein sequence MAKQEGELAAQIVGGVAALAAGYAARKVLTFAWTQVTGKEPPNDPESLEIGLGEALGWAVVTGVGMEVARVLAVRAAYKRMGPHRHRELERD encoded by the coding sequence ATGGCAAAGCAGGAAGGTGAGCTCGCCGCGCAGATCGTGGGCGGCGTGGCCGCCCTCGCGGCCGGGTACGCGGCCCGCAAGGTCCTGACCTTCGCATGGACCCAGGTGACGGGCAAGGAGCCGCCGAACGACCCCGAGTCGCTGGAGATCGGCCTGGGCGAGGCCCTGGGCTGGGCCGTGGTGACCGGCGTCGGGATGGAGGTCGCCCGCGTCCTGGCGGTGCGCGCCGCCTACAAGCGCATGGGGCCGCACCGGCACCGCGAGCTGGAGCGCGACTGA
- a CDS encoding alpha/beta fold hydrolase: protein MVRPWHELSEYVRLRRVNGLRLSPDGTRLVAPVSELQPDGRTYGTALWEIDPAGGRDPRRLTRSAAGESAPDFLPDGSLLFTSKRADPEAAPNGSADNAKPALWLLPAEGGEARRVATAAGGIASFAVARDTGTVVYAAAVHPGTQGAEADEQWRTARRDSGVTAILHESGLVRSWDSDLGPDHPRLYAAAPPDGAAARPGEARDLTPDAGKALIDQVSDITPDGGTVVTGWQVPAGRGAWRREVVAVDTATGRRRPVADDPGFDFTGPRVSPDGRYAVMARAFDGEYDGEPRDRTLWLVDLATGEGRDLLPDTELWPGEYAWAADSAAVFFTADAGGRRPVFRVDVASAVLTRVTGDDGAYSALNPAPDGAALYALRDAVDAAPAPVRLDATATDGRPTRLRSPQEPLDVPGTLTEIETRADDGTAVRAWLVLPADAADTPAPLVLWVHGGPYMSYNGWNWRWNPWLLAARGYAVLLPDPALSTGYGQDMLRRAWGRWGPRTFADLMAITDAAVARPDIDAERTAAMGGSFGGYMANWIAGHTDRFRAVVAHASLWGLDAFGGTTDYPWIWEREFGEPRTRPERYELNSPHRHVAGITTPMLVIHGDKDYRVPIGEGLRLWWDLMSHEVDAKFLYFPDENHWILTPGNARIWYETVLAFLDHHVHGKEWSRPELL from the coding sequence GTGGTCCGACCCTGGCACGAGCTGTCCGAGTACGTCCGTCTGCGGCGCGTCAACGGGCTGCGGCTGTCCCCCGACGGGACGCGCCTGGTCGCGCCCGTCAGCGAGCTCCAACCGGACGGCAGGACCTACGGCACCGCGCTGTGGGAGATCGATCCGGCGGGTGGGCGCGACCCCCGCCGCCTGACCCGCTCCGCGGCCGGGGAGTCGGCCCCCGACTTCCTCCCCGACGGTTCGCTGCTGTTCACCTCGAAGCGCGCCGACCCCGAGGCGGCGCCCAACGGGTCCGCCGACAACGCCAAGCCCGCCCTGTGGCTGCTGCCCGCCGAAGGCGGGGAGGCCCGCCGCGTCGCCACGGCCGCCGGCGGTATCGCGTCCTTCGCGGTGGCGCGCGACACCGGCACCGTCGTCTACGCGGCCGCCGTCCACCCCGGCACCCAGGGTGCGGAGGCCGACGAGCAGTGGCGCACCGCGCGCCGGGACAGCGGGGTGACGGCGATCCTGCACGAGTCCGGCCTGGTGCGCTCCTGGGACAGCGACCTCGGCCCCGACCATCCGCGGCTGTACGCGGCCGCCCCGCCGGACGGCGCCGCCGCCCGGCCGGGGGAGGCGCGCGACCTCACCCCCGACGCCGGAAAGGCGCTGATCGACCAGGTCAGCGACATCACCCCCGACGGCGGCACCGTCGTCACCGGCTGGCAGGTGCCCGCCGGCCGCGGTGCGTGGCGCCGCGAGGTCGTCGCGGTCGACACGGCGACCGGGCGGCGCAGGCCCGTGGCCGACGACCCCGGGTTCGACTTCACCGGCCCCCGGGTCTCGCCCGACGGGCGCTACGCCGTGATGGCACGCGCCTTCGACGGCGAGTACGACGGGGAGCCCCGCGACCGCACCCTCTGGCTCGTCGACCTCGCCACCGGTGAGGGCCGCGACCTGCTGCCCGACACCGAGCTGTGGCCGGGCGAGTACGCCTGGGCCGCCGACTCCGCCGCCGTCTTCTTCACCGCGGACGCGGGCGGGCGCCGCCCGGTGTTCCGCGTCGACGTCGCCTCCGCCGTGCTGACCCGGGTGACCGGTGACGACGGTGCCTACAGCGCCCTCAACCCGGCCCCCGACGGCGCCGCCCTCTACGCTCTGCGCGACGCCGTGGACGCCGCGCCCGCGCCGGTCCGCCTCGACGCCACCGCGACCGACGGGCGGCCCACCCGGCTGCGCTCCCCCCAGGAGCCCCTGGACGTCCCGGGAACGCTCACCGAGATCGAGACCCGGGCGGACGACGGCACCGCGGTCCGCGCCTGGCTGGTGCTGCCGGCCGACGCCGCCGACACCCCGGCGCCGCTGGTGCTGTGGGTGCACGGCGGCCCCTACATGAGCTACAACGGGTGGAACTGGCGGTGGAACCCGTGGCTGCTGGCCGCCCGGGGCTACGCCGTGCTGCTGCCCGACCCCGCGCTGTCGACCGGCTACGGCCAGGACATGCTGCGCCGCGCCTGGGGGCGGTGGGGGCCGCGCACCTTCGCCGACCTGATGGCGATCACCGACGCGGCCGTCGCCCGCCCCGACATCGACGCGGAACGCACCGCCGCCATGGGCGGCTCCTTCGGCGGCTACATGGCCAACTGGATCGCCGGGCACACCGACCGGTTCCGGGCGGTCGTCGCGCACGCCTCGCTGTGGGGGCTGGACGCGTTCGGCGGCACCACCGACTACCCGTGGATCTGGGAGCGCGAGTTCGGCGAGCCCCGCACCCGGCCGGAGCGCTACGAGCTCAACAGCCCGCACCGGCACGTGGCCGGGATCACCACCCCCATGCTGGTGATCCACGGCGACAAGGACTACCGGGTGCCCATCGGGGAAGGTCTGCGACTGTGGTGGGATCTGATGAGCCACGAAGTGGACGCCAAGTTCCTGTACTTCCCGGACGAGAACCACTGGATCCTGACACCGGGCAACGCCCGCATCTGGTACGAGACGGTCCTCGCCTTCCTCGACCACCACGTGCACGGCAAGGAGTGGAGCCGCCCGGAGCTGCTGTGA
- a CDS encoding DUF4193 domain-containing protein: MATDYDSPRKTDEDINEDSLQELQARRVDKGTGTIDIDPDEVNEGLELPGADLSGEELAVRVLPRQADEFTCSRCFLVHHRSQLAEERKGQLVCKECA; this comes from the coding sequence ATGGCCACCGATTACGACAGCCCGCGCAAGACCGACGAGGACATCAACGAAGACAGCCTGCAGGAGCTGCAGGCGCGTCGGGTCGACAAGGGCACCGGCACCATCGACATCGACCCCGACGAGGTCAACGAGGGCCTGGAGCTTCCGGGGGCGGACCTGTCCGGTGAGGAGCTGGCGGTCCGAGTGCTGCCGCGGCAGGCGGACGAGTTCACCTGCTCGCGCTGCTTCCTCGTGCACCACCGCAGCCAGCTGGCCGAGGAGCGCAAGGGCCAGCTCGTCTGCAAGGAGTGTGCCTGA
- a CDS encoding alpha/beta fold hydrolase, whose translation MRAWLTRVRPRVTVPVAILAVAVAGATATAVAPGADDPSYRVIDQVIEVPEEPGGDTAIGLDTSLFLPDDAPGPVPAILVAHGFAGSKETSREEAAELAEAGFAVLTWTARGFGASGGRIGLNDPDYEVADVTHLIDWLAERPEIRLDGEGDPRVGMTGGSYGGAVTLLAAGADDRIDAIAPRSTYHDLADALFPDASGGGPGNGVFKQMWTGLLFTAGSAGTQDPEGLGGLVGPGAPGTPGEDPDGGGARGGASDADAPAPAPDADTGSVRCGRFRADFCAMYEEAAEKGRPSADMLDLLHRNSPASAVDDITAPTLLVQGMQDTLFPLDQADATARALRDNGVPLDVMWTEGGHDAAEPEGRDTADAIRDWFDAWLRGDGPDEAETGFSVTRPQHVSNGGRSTRQGTVPRAARAEDYPGLEGTDTDTLPLAPAGSARGQDGPQEIVAPPGGSPAALSSVPGLGALSRLGGGLPGGGGIAVDIPGQTAVFSSDPLDEDLTVTGAPTVTVRVGGGGDDAPAEAVLFAKVYDVTPDGMATLPRQLVAPFRVSLGDGPSDVEVRLPAIDHTFAEGHSLRLAVSTGDMAYAQPDTAATYTVDLPDTQAGLTLPLQPDLVTPRAMLPAWTWALPLSAVIVAAALLLLGRRRSGPAPADPGLADVPLRIDGLTKRFPNGHLAVDDLSLRVERGQVLGLLGPNGAGKTTTLRMLMGLVRPDAGDIRIFGHQVVPGTPALARLGSFVEGPGHLPHLSGRANLELYWRATGRPLGESRVDEAVRIAALGEALDRPVRTYSQGMRQRLSIAQAMLGLPDLLVLDEPTNGLDPPQIREMRDVLVAYAATGRTVIISSHLLAEVEQTCTHVVVMDRGRHVAAGPVADIVGEGDAVLVGVDDPAAVADRVRAIDGVAEAEPAEDGLVVRLREGQGGVARLVAELVSSGLDVHRVVPRRRLEDAFLSLITAGERRVGERAEPPPPGAEGRIAGAAETSGRASARGDTEAGERS comes from the coding sequence GTGAGAGCCTGGCTGACGCGCGTCCGTCCGCGCGTGACCGTTCCGGTCGCGATCCTGGCCGTGGCGGTGGCCGGTGCCACCGCCACCGCGGTGGCACCGGGTGCCGACGACCCCTCCTACCGGGTGATCGACCAGGTGATCGAGGTTCCGGAAGAGCCCGGCGGCGACACCGCCATCGGACTCGACACCAGCCTCTTCCTGCCCGACGACGCACCGGGCCCCGTCCCGGCGATCCTCGTCGCGCACGGCTTCGCCGGAAGCAAGGAGACCAGCCGGGAGGAGGCCGCCGAGCTCGCCGAGGCCGGGTTCGCGGTGCTGACCTGGACGGCCCGCGGCTTCGGGGCCTCCGGCGGGCGGATCGGGCTCAACGACCCCGACTACGAGGTCGCCGACGTCACGCACCTCATCGACTGGCTGGCCGAGCGCCCCGAGATCCGGCTGGACGGCGAAGGCGACCCGCGTGTCGGCATGACCGGCGGATCCTACGGCGGCGCCGTCACCCTGCTCGCGGCCGGGGCCGACGACCGGATCGACGCCATCGCCCCGCGCTCCACCTACCACGACCTCGCCGACGCGCTCTTCCCCGACGCCTCCGGCGGCGGTCCCGGGAACGGCGTCTTCAAGCAGATGTGGACCGGGCTGCTGTTCACCGCGGGCAGCGCGGGAACCCAGGACCCCGAGGGGCTGGGCGGCCTGGTCGGCCCGGGCGCCCCCGGCACACCCGGCGAGGACCCGGACGGCGGCGGCGCACGCGGCGGCGCTTCGGACGCCGACGCCCCCGCCCCCGCCCCCGACGCCGACACCGGATCGGTGCGCTGCGGACGGTTCCGCGCCGACTTCTGCGCCATGTACGAGGAGGCCGCGGAGAAGGGCCGCCCGTCGGCGGACATGCTCGACCTGCTCCACCGCAACAGCCCCGCCTCCGCGGTCGACGACATCACCGCCCCCACCCTGCTCGTCCAAGGCATGCAGGACACCCTGTTCCCGCTCGACCAGGCCGACGCCACCGCCCGTGCGCTGCGCGACAACGGCGTCCCACTGGACGTCATGTGGACCGAGGGCGGCCACGACGCCGCCGAACCCGAGGGCCGGGACACCGCCGACGCCATCCGGGACTGGTTCGACGCCTGGCTGCGGGGCGACGGCCCGGACGAGGCCGAGACCGGGTTCTCGGTGACCCGCCCGCAGCACGTCAGCAACGGCGGCCGGTCCACCCGGCAGGGCACCGTCCCCCGGGCGGCGCGCGCCGAGGACTACCCGGGCCTGGAGGGCACCGACACCGACACCCTGCCACTCGCCCCCGCCGGCTCCGCCCGCGGCCAGGACGGCCCGCAGGAGATCGTCGCCCCGCCCGGCGGATCGCCCGCCGCGCTCTCCTCGGTGCCCGGCCTCGGCGCGCTGAGCCGCCTGGGCGGCGGGCTGCCCGGAGGGGGCGGGATCGCCGTGGACATCCCCGGGCAGACGGCGGTCTTCTCCTCCGACCCCCTCGACGAGGACCTCACGGTGACCGGCGCACCCACCGTCACCGTCCGCGTCGGCGGGGGCGGAGACGACGCCCCCGCCGAGGCCGTGCTGTTCGCCAAGGTCTACGACGTCACGCCCGACGGCATGGCCACACTTCCGCGCCAGCTCGTGGCCCCCTTCCGCGTCTCCCTCGGCGACGGGCCCTCCGACGTCGAGGTCCGCCTCCCGGCCATCGACCACACCTTCGCCGAGGGCCACTCCCTGCGCCTCGCGGTGAGCACCGGCGACATGGCCTACGCCCAGCCCGACACCGCCGCGACCTACACCGTCGACCTGCCCGACACCCAGGCGGGGCTCACCCTCCCGCTCCAGCCCGACCTGGTCACCCCCCGGGCGATGCTGCCCGCCTGGACCTGGGCGCTGCCGCTGTCCGCGGTCATCGTGGCCGCCGCCCTGCTGCTGCTCGGCCGCCGCCGGTCCGGGCCCGCGCCGGCCGACCCCGGCCTCGCCGACGTCCCGCTGCGCATCGACGGCCTGACCAAGCGGTTCCCCAACGGCCACCTCGCGGTCGACGACCTCTCGCTGCGGGTGGAGCGCGGCCAGGTACTCGGGCTACTCGGGCCCAACGGCGCCGGCAAGACCACGACCCTGCGCATGCTCATGGGACTGGTGCGCCCGGACGCGGGCGACATCCGCATCTTCGGCCACCAGGTCGTCCCGGGCACCCCGGCGCTGGCCCGACTGGGCTCCTTCGTCGAGGGGCCCGGCCACCTCCCGCACCTGTCCGGGCGCGCCAACCTGGAGCTGTACTGGCGTGCCACCGGCCGCCCGCTCGGCGAGTCCCGCGTCGACGAGGCCGTGCGCATCGCCGCTCTCGGCGAGGCGCTGGACCGCCCGGTGCGCACCTACTCCCAGGGCATGCGCCAGCGCCTGTCCATCGCCCAGGCCATGCTCGGCCTGCCCGACCTGCTGGTCCTGGACGAGCCCACCAACGGGCTCGACCCGCCCCAGATCCGCGAGATGCGCGACGTGCTGGTGGCCTACGCCGCCACCGGCCGCACCGTGATCATCTCCAGCCACCTGCTCGCCGAGGTCGAGCAGACCTGCACCCACGTCGTCGTGATGGACCGCGGGCGGCACGTCGCCGCCGGCCCGGTCGCCGACATCGTGGGCGAGGGGGACGCGGTCCTGGTCGGCGTGGACGACCCGGCGGCCGTCGCCGACCGCGTCCGCGCGATCGACGGCGTCGCCGAGGCCGAGCCCGCCGAGGACGGCCTGGTCGTCCGGCTGCGCGAGGGGCAGGGCGGGGTCGCCCGGCTCGTCGCCGAGCTCGTGTCATCGGGCCTCGACGTCCACCGGGTGGTGCCGCGGCGCCGTCTGGAGGACGCGTTCCTGTCCCTGATCACGGCCGGCGAGCGGCGAGTCGGCGAGCGAGCGGAACCGCCGCCGCCGGGTGCCGAGGGCCGAATCGCCGGGGCGGCGGAGACGAGCGGGCGGGCGAGCGCGAGGGGCGACACGGAGGCGGGGGAGCGGTCGTGA
- a CDS encoding ABC transporter permease, with protein MKEGASDGTVNEAALRHAGATGTATEAERHVRHTLPLRVELSRQLRRRRTLLTFGFLLLLPWLLVTAFAVDGGDDGGGASRWNLLDLATTGAFNFTVFTLYVSAGFLLVVVVALFCGDTVASEAEWSSLRYLLAAPVPRMRLLRQKLVVALGLSAAGVLTLALMSLLAGGLVYGWQPIELPVGGPDPGVADSLMRIGIVVGYLMVALLVVAGTAFALTVATDSPLGAVGGAVALIIMSNILEAVDALGAIREFLPAYWMFAWTDALRPELPWDGMVQGAAVSFSYATVLVAWAFRHFRDKDVVS; from the coding sequence GTGAAGGAAGGAGCATCGGACGGCACGGTGAACGAGGCCGCGCTGCGGCACGCCGGTGCCACCGGCACGGCGACGGAGGCCGAGCGCCATGTCCGCCACACCCTGCCGCTGCGGGTGGAGCTCAGCCGCCAGCTGCGCCGTCGGCGCACCCTGCTGACGTTCGGGTTCCTGCTGCTGCTCCCCTGGCTGCTGGTGACCGCGTTCGCCGTGGACGGCGGGGACGACGGCGGGGGCGCCTCCAGGTGGAACCTACTGGACCTGGCCACCACCGGCGCGTTCAACTTCACCGTGTTCACGCTGTACGTCTCCGCGGGCTTCCTGCTGGTCGTGGTGGTGGCGCTGTTCTGCGGCGACACCGTGGCCAGCGAGGCCGAGTGGTCGAGCCTGCGCTACCTGCTGGCCGCGCCGGTGCCGCGGATGCGGCTGCTGCGCCAGAAGCTGGTGGTCGCACTCGGGCTCAGCGCCGCCGGGGTGCTCACCCTGGCGCTGATGTCGCTGCTGGCCGGGGGGCTCGTCTACGGCTGGCAGCCGATCGAGCTGCCCGTCGGCGGACCCGATCCCGGAGTCGCCGACTCGCTGATGCGGATCGGCATCGTGGTCGGCTACCTGATGGTGGCGCTGCTCGTGGTCGCCGGCACCGCGTTCGCGCTGACCGTGGCCACCGACTCGCCGCTGGGAGCCGTCGGCGGCGCCGTCGCGCTGATCATCATGTCCAACATCCTGGAGGCCGTCGACGCGCTCGGCGCCATCCGCGAATTCCTCCCCGCCTACTGGATGTTCGCCTGGACCGACGCGCTGCGCCCCGAACTGCCCTGGGACGGGATGGTGCAGGGGGCGGCGGTGTCGTTCTCGTATGCGACCGTGCTCGTCGCCTGGGCGTTCCGGCATTTCCGCGACAAGGACGTGGTCTCCTGA